In Shewanella sp. GD04112, the sequence GCCGTCGATTTACCCGAAATCCTCACGCAGCTTAAAAAAGACAATGTTTGCATGGGCTTAAGTAAGCTTAAGATCCAAACCTTGCTGCAAAAAATGACCAAGTTAAAACCGGGTGAAAGCTGCCAGAGTGAAATCGCTCAGGGTAAGGCCGCGATCAATGGTCAAAATGCGGTGCTGGAGCGTAAAGTCTCCCTCGCCCGTGAACGCCTATTGCAGCCGCAGGAGCGGGAAGACGGTACTGTGGATATGCGTAATCTCGGGGCGATGATCATGGTCAAGCCCAACGATCTGCTAATGATTAAGCATCCCGCGACCGAAGGGTCTCCCGGCTATAACATTAAAGGCGAAGTCCTTAAGCAAAAACCGGGGAAAGATCTGGTATTACAACCGGGTACTGGTACCGACTTCCACCCGAAAGACCCCAATAAACTCATCGCCACAGTGGCAGGCCAACCCGTTGAAACCCGTACTGGCATGAATGTCGACGATGTGTTGCAACTTAAAGATGTGGATATCAGTACCGGCCATATCAACTTTAAAGGCAGTATTTTAATCACAGGCGATGTGCACGAAGGCATGATGGTTAAAAGCTCAGGCGATATTACCGTGATGGGCTTTGTCGATTCGGCAACTCTCGAGGCCGATGGCGATATTACGGTGAGCAAGGGCGTGATTGGTCGCCAAGTCAGAGTGAATGAGTTCTCCACCAATATCACGGCTCAGGGGCAGATCAGCGCCCAGTTCGTGCAATATTCCCAGTTAACGGCTAAGGGTAATATCCTGATCACTAAGCAATTACTCCACAGTAATACCAAAACCGCAGGCACGCTCACTGTAAGCGATCAGAGCGGCCGCCGTGGTGACTTAGTGGGTGGTGTCGTGCATGCCGAAAAGGGCCTCACCGCCGTCGTGATAGGCGCAACCGCAGGCACCAAAACCGAAGTGTACTGTGCCATGGAACAGGGCGAACTCAAACAGAATCTCAAGCAGCTGGAGGAGAGCGTGCATGCTATGGTGGTGGCGACGCTGGATATCGAGGCTCGCCTGAAAAAACTGCCGCCGAAATCCGAATGGCAGAGCGACCCTATCATGATCGAACAGATCAAGATGATGCTCGATGAGAAGAATCGCATCTTAGCTGAACGTTCTCGCGAAGAATTAGAGTTCGATAGCCTCAAGCAAGAAGTCGAAACCTATTACGACAAGTATCGTATCGATGTGATTAAGCACGTATTCCTCAATGCCAAGTTCCATATTGGTCAAGCCAATCACAGAACCACCCGCGAACACGGTACCTGCTCAATCACCAATCTGAATCAAGAGATTAACTTCGATTACAACGCTAAACCTAAGGCGCAAGCGGCAAGCCATTAACAGGGCAATCATCAACACCCGCTAAGGGTTCATTCCATTGAGTGAACTCTTAGCGCGAATGCTTAGCCTGAATGCTTTGCTGCCCGCCATGCTCCCCCATTTAGGCGACTTGCCAGAGAAAATCCCCCAACGCCTTTCATCTTCGCCTAGGTCGGTGGCATACTGACCTCAATACAGCCCTTTAGCACAGACTCTGTCGGCTAAAAGGCTAAGCACATAAAAAGCCTACGGGATTGCGCATGACTCAAGTGAAAATGGCAGACATTGAATGGCCTGCGGTAGTCAAACTCACTCAAAATGACGAACTACTCTACCTCGCCCATCAACGGGATTGGTTAGAACTTGCCTGCCTGTATCAGCATCAATTTGTCGACACGGATCTGTTACTCGACAGTCTCGGTAATCAATATCTGATCCGCGCCACTCCAAGCACCATTCATGAAGATCCCATAGGCGAGCTACCTAAGCTCCTCAAACAAGAGCAAAAATTGCCGCTTACCGACTTTATCAAATGGGTACAAAAGCACGCCAATGCCATAGGCCAGTGCTGCGTTGCTAAGTTAGCCTTCACCACCTTGGCCCAAGGGATGGAAATCGTTCGCAGCTTAGATGACTAACCCAGCTCAAAGAAATCGCGAGCGATCACAATAAAAATTAAGATGATCCTAAAAGCTAATATCCTCAGTCACATTTCACAGGCATAATTTGTCATACACGGCTCAGGCCGTTTTGCCCAAAGCGATTGATATTTATATGCCAAATTATCGCTGGGCATCATTCGGATACACATACAAACGGACCCTAAATTGGAACTACTTAAGATTGACTGCTTAGGCAAATTGCTGCGTTTGGAAGGCTCACTCGCAGGTTGGCAACAACTCTTTTGGGACAATACCTTAGTCTCACAAAAAGCCGCATCGGTCGAAAATGGCGGCCTCAAAGTCCATGAATTTGAACTCACCCAGCACCAGAGCCAATTGGCCAGCGATACCGGCGAAACACAGGTTTTAGAACACAAAATCTTGGTACGTCTCGAGACCGACGTGGTTTGGCAGCCGTTTCGATTCGATTACCGCCTGTTGGTCGATGAGGAAGTGATAGCCCAAGGCACTCGCACCGAGAAAGATATCGAGCGTCAAACCCCTGAAATCCCCGTGACTAATCCACAAAAAATCAGTTTTGTCGGCTTAGCCTCCCTCGGCTTTAAGCTGCTCAAGAGTGCCAAAGTAATTAAAGTGGTGCTCGCAGGCGCGAGTGTGGCGGCCTATTCTTGGCTGTTTTCCTTCCAATTTGCCTTGGCGCTTATCGCCTGTTTGGTCTTCCACGAATACGGCCATATCCGCGCGATGAAGTATTTTGGGATGAAAACCAAAGGGATTTATCTCATCCCCTTTATGGGCGGACTCGCGCTGAGCGATGAAAAGATTAACACCCGCTGGCAGGATGTGGTCATCTCGATTATGGGGCCAACCTTCGGCCTGTTGATGTCGATAGGCTCGCTTATCGCTTACCACATGACGGACAATGTCTTCTTTGCGGGGCTTGCGGCCTTTAACGCGCTACTTAACCTGTTTAATTTATTGCCGATTTTACCCCTCGATGGCGGCCATATTTTAAAGAGCATTAGCTTCTCGATGAACAGCATCATGGGCTTAATCGCCTGTGTGATTGGCGCCGCCTTTGGGGTGTATATCAGCTATACCTTGGGCCTTGCCCTGCTCGGTTTCCTATTGCTTATCGGTAGCTTAGAGATAGTGTTCGAGTGGCGTACCCGCCATCAAAGCCACCTATTGCCGCTAGATAGATATGGGCAGATTTTCTCGACCATTTGGTATCTGGTCACCGTTGCCGCCCTCGTCGGCATTATCTGGCACTTAGCGGGCACGGGCGATGATATGTTAAGCCTGCCACTGCATATTCTGCGCAGCTAATCACGACTCGCATTAAGATAAAAGCGAGATAATAAAAAACCGCTATAGCCTTAGGCATCGCGGTTTTTTATTTATGAATGATTCAATTAGTTATCCGCTAATGGCGGCGCTATATCGCCCCCACCTAAGGCTTGGTAGAGTGTCGCTTGGGCCGTTAATTGGTTATAGCGATTCTCCAGCAATGCGGCCTCGGCGCTGCGGCGATTCTCCTGCGCATCGATCCAATTTTGAATGCCGATAGCACCATGGCGATATTGGCTCTCATAAATGGCTTCGGCCTGGGCGGCGGCGCTAAATTGCAGCTCAAGCTTCTCACCTTGGTAAGCGTATTGCTGCTTGGCCGAGATGGCGTTATCCACATCCTCGAAGGCGCTGTAGAGGGTTTTACGATAGCTGACGATGGCCGATTGATAGTCGATATCGGCAATATCATTGTTGATTTGCATTTGATTCCATTGCAAAAAAGGCAGCACTAAGCCCGCACCTAAACTCCCCACGGGATTACGCAATAGCTCTTTTAGCTCTGAGGTCGACTCCCCTACGCTGCCAGTCAAACTCAAGCTTGGGAAGTAACTGGCATAGGTCGCATCCTTACTGGCGAGCGCCGAGCGCAATTGATACAGGGCCGCCTTCACATCGGGACGACGGCCGACCAAGTCGGCGGGAATGCCGACGCCAACCTCAGGCACCGCACTGTCCGGCAATTGCTTGATCTCAACCGCCACTTGCCCCGGGGCACGATTGAGTAAGATCGCCAGAGCATTCTCGGCTTCAACCAACTGTTGCAGCAGTTGGCTGTGGGAGGCCTCTTGCCCCGCTAAACTGCGTTGGGATTCGAGCACATTCAGCTCTGTCACAGCGCCCGAGGCATATTGGCGCTGGGTTAACGCCAGCGTTTGCCGACTGTGTTCAATACTCTTATTGCTCAGTTCAATCCGCTGATGCAAATAGCCAATCTGCCAATAGAGTGACGCCGTCGTCGCGACGAGACTCTGCGCCGTGCTCTCCCTATCTTCGAGACTTGCCAGCGCAGTCCATTGAGCTTGGTCGATATTGGCCGACACTTTGCCCCAGAGATCCACCTCATAGCTTACCGACAGGTTCGCCTGAAATGCCTTGCTCGAACTGCCGCCCTCCAGTGGTTTATTCACCGAGGCCGTATTATTGGAGCTGAGCTGTGGATACAGATCATCCCGCGCTAACCCCGCCTGTAAACGCGCCTTTTGCAAGGTTAAGGTGGCGAGCGTCAGGTCATTATTACTGCTGAGCACTTGGCTAATCAGCTGATCCAATTCGGGTTGATTAAACTTCTGCCACCAAGGGTCTAGGCTCACTTGACCATTCACTTGGGTGTGCTGCCACTGCTCAGGCACCTGTAAAGCAGGCGGTTCAAAGTCGGAGCGCATCAGCGCGCCACAACCTGACAGCAGCGCAATGCTGATGGCAATCACGCTGAGCTTGAGCGTTGAACCGACACGGCGGCTTACTTCGTTTTGATGCGTTAAAACTCGATTATTCATTCAGTTACTCTCTCGCTAGGGCATCAACAGGGTCTAAACGCGCCGCATTACGAGCGGGCAGGAAGCCAAACAACACCCCGATTAAGGTAGAGCAGGCGAAGGCGGCAACAATAGAAG encodes:
- a CDS encoding FapA family protein, encoding MLAPELLELSSDKTKAELRLIPNEHGPITRDDVMRLLSVPEFAALFPLEPAIDKVIAQTNSLCHQEDGKYELFAVLAERRDGSVKIELSQDKMQATMILTAPWGGKAVDLPEILTQLKKDNVCMGLSKLKIQTLLQKMTKLKPGESCQSEIAQGKAAINGQNAVLERKVSLARERLLQPQEREDGTVDMRNLGAMIMVKPNDLLMIKHPATEGSPGYNIKGEVLKQKPGKDLVLQPGTGTDFHPKDPNKLIATVAGQPVETRTGMNVDDVLQLKDVDISTGHINFKGSILITGDVHEGMMVKSSGDITVMGFVDSATLEADGDITVSKGVIGRQVRVNEFSTNITAQGQISAQFVQYSQLTAKGNILITKQLLHSNTKTAGTLTVSDQSGRRGDLVGGVVHAEKGLTAVVIGATAGTKTEVYCAMEQGELKQNLKQLEESVHAMVVATLDIEARLKKLPPKSEWQSDPIMIEQIKMMLDEKNRILAERSREELEFDSLKQEVETYYDKYRIDVIKHVFLNAKFHIGQANHRTTREHGTCSITNLNQEINFDYNAKPKAQAASH
- a CDS encoding DUF4144 domain-containing protein; the encoded protein is MTQVKMADIEWPAVVKLTQNDELLYLAHQRDWLELACLYQHQFVDTDLLLDSLGNQYLIRATPSTIHEDPIGELPKLLKQEQKLPLTDFIKWVQKHANAIGQCCVAKLAFTTLAQGMEIVRSLDD
- a CDS encoding site-2 protease family protein, producing MELLKIDCLGKLLRLEGSLAGWQQLFWDNTLVSQKAASVENGGLKVHEFELTQHQSQLASDTGETQVLEHKILVRLETDVVWQPFRFDYRLLVDEEVIAQGTRTEKDIERQTPEIPVTNPQKISFVGLASLGFKLLKSAKVIKVVLAGASVAAYSWLFSFQFALALIACLVFHEYGHIRAMKYFGMKTKGIYLIPFMGGLALSDEKINTRWQDVVISIMGPTFGLLMSIGSLIAYHMTDNVFFAGLAAFNALLNLFNLLPILPLDGGHILKSISFSMNSIMGLIACVIGAAFGVYISYTLGLALLGFLLLIGSLEIVFEWRTRHQSHLLPLDRYGQIFSTIWYLVTVAALVGIIWHLAGTGDDMLSLPLHILRS
- a CDS encoding efflux transporter outer membrane subunit, translating into MNNRVLTHQNEVSRRVGSTLKLSVIAISIALLSGCGALMRSDFEPPALQVPEQWQHTQVNGQVSLDPWWQKFNQPELDQLISQVLSSNNDLTLATLTLQKARLQAGLARDDLYPQLSSNNTASVNKPLEGGSSSKAFQANLSVSYEVDLWGKVSANIDQAQWTALASLEDRESTAQSLVATTASLYWQIGYLHQRIELSNKSIEHSRQTLALTQRQYASGAVTELNVLESQRSLAGQEASHSQLLQQLVEAENALAILLNRAPGQVAVEIKQLPDSAVPEVGVGIPADLVGRRPDVKAALYQLRSALASKDATYASYFPSLSLTGSVGESTSELKELLRNPVGSLGAGLVLPFLQWNQMQINNDIADIDYQSAIVSYRKTLYSAFEDVDNAISAKQQYAYQGEKLELQFSAAAQAEAIYESQYRHGAIGIQNWIDAQENRRSAEAALLENRYNQLTAQATLYQALGGGDIAPPLADN